A DNA window from Rhodococcus sp. Z13 contains the following coding sequences:
- the mraY gene encoding phospho-N-acetylmuramoyl-pentapeptide-transferase — MRQILFAAGIALAVSILLTPVLIKTFSRQGFGQEIRVEGPQSHQSKRGTPTMGGVAILAGLWAGYWGSHLIGMGYDAEGPTASGLLVLGLTTALGGVGFLDDFIKIRKQRNLGLNKTAKLVGQLVVAVAFGILALQFENADGLAPASTDLSYVRDIATVSMGSVVFILFVYLLVSAWSNAVNLTDGLDGLAAGSMALVLGAYVIITFWQYRNACAVEPTAGCYDVRDPLDLALLCAAGAAACIGFLWWNAAPAKIFMGDTGSLALGGMLAGLSITTRTELLMVVMGALFVAEAASVVIQVAVFRSSRRRVFRMAPFHHHFELGGWAETTVIIRFWLLGAIASAIGLALFYSEYLSAIGD; from the coding sequence GTGAGACAGATCCTGTTCGCCGCGGGCATCGCGCTCGCCGTTTCGATCCTGCTCACGCCGGTTCTCATCAAGACGTTCTCCCGCCAGGGCTTCGGGCAGGAGATCCGCGTCGAGGGACCGCAGAGCCACCAGTCCAAGCGCGGCACCCCCACCATGGGCGGCGTCGCGATCCTCGCCGGCCTGTGGGCCGGCTACTGGGGGTCGCACCTGATCGGCATGGGCTACGACGCCGAGGGCCCCACCGCCTCCGGCCTGCTCGTGCTCGGCCTGACCACCGCGCTCGGCGGCGTCGGCTTCCTCGACGACTTCATCAAGATCCGCAAGCAGCGCAATCTCGGCCTGAACAAGACCGCGAAACTCGTCGGCCAGCTCGTCGTCGCCGTGGCGTTCGGCATCCTCGCGCTGCAGTTCGAGAACGCCGACGGGCTCGCCCCGGCCAGCACCGACCTGTCCTACGTGCGCGACATCGCGACCGTGTCGATGGGCTCGGTCGTGTTCATCCTGTTCGTATACCTGCTGGTCAGCGCATGGTCGAACGCCGTGAACCTCACTGACGGCCTCGACGGACTCGCCGCCGGGTCCATGGCCCTCGTGCTCGGCGCCTACGTGATCATCACGTTCTGGCAGTACCGCAACGCGTGCGCGGTCGAGCCCACCGCCGGCTGCTACGACGTGCGCGACCCGCTCGACCTGGCGCTGCTGTGTGCCGCGGGCGCCGCCGCCTGCATCGGCTTCCTGTGGTGGAACGCCGCCCCGGCGAAGATCTTCATGGGCGACACCGGTTCGCTCGCCCTCGGCGGCATGCTCGCCGGCCTGTCCATCACGACCCGCACCGAGCTGCTCATGGTGGTCATGGGTGCACTGTTCGTCGCGGAGGCCGCTTCGGTGGTCATCCAGGTCGCGGTGTTCCGGTCGAGCCGCCGCCGCGTGTTCCGGATGGCGCCCTTCCACCACCACTTCGAACTCGGCGGCTGGGCCGAGACCACGGTGATCATCCGGTTCTGGCTGCTCGGCGCGATCGCCTCGGCGATCGGTCTGGCCCTGTTCTACAGCGAATACCTCTCGGCGATCGGGGACTGA